In Glycine max cultivar Williams 82 chromosome 7, Glycine_max_v4.0, whole genome shotgun sequence, a single window of DNA contains:
- the LOC100799093 gene encoding verprolin — MDQQEGNTWTMPPFWAVEQRNRRRLRRSYSLLLTSTSLLVLFLVLVLVFSLIVVPTLHSFASNIFKPRTVKNSWDSLNLVLVLFAIFCGFLSRNNNTSETLTPRSRRTFSNPSTPPSAWYQNDYSQIHNRSFNRLRSFNSYPDLRQQIAADERFRFYDDTYLLRHRNMRTETEEEEEKEIGIDNVATAPPQSPPQQGMEAVGRNVKRAYQVETVEEHKKEDLDAQISPPPPATRSKGVRRNVKRTYQAEAVEKHETNDFPVMDSRPPPVTITKGVRRNAKRTYQPETMEKRETNDFDEQNSQTLPSPPPPPVTRRRGVRRNAKPEGNDSVVKSSPPPPPPPPPLPAEEARTVSGKKKRGSATKEFLISLRGKKKKQRQRSVENFDIILGSESLFSQPPPPPPLPPPKVFQNLFSLKKGKHKNRHIASVATTTTSVSNKRDHGSSSRLQDNVTMAGNESPLNPIPPPPPLPPFKLPGWKFRVQGDFVRVDSMGSSRSGSPDDLDEVSVDTPTTSTHDETSQVNSPFAKDSEDSASVSAPSLFCPSPDVDTKAHNFIESFRAGLRMAKMNSMKERQGIGRSNLAPSPNHEWN; from the coding sequence ATGGACCAACAAGAGGGTAACACGTGGACAATGCCACCGTTCTGGGCGGTTGAGCAGCGAAACCGCCGCCGTCTTCGCCGCTCTTACTCTCTGTTGCTCACCTCCACCTCCCTCCTCGTACTCTTCCTCGTACTCGTGCTGGTGTTCTCGCTCATCGTGGTTCCGACGTTGCACTCGTTCGCTTCCAACATCTTCAAACCTCGTACAGTTAAGAACAGCTGGGACTCCCTCAACCTCGTACTCGTTCTCTTCGCCATTTTTTGCGGCTTCCTCAGCAGAAACAACAACACCTCCGAAACCCTAACTCCGCGCTCTCGCAGAACGTTCTCGAACCCTTCAACGCCACCATCAGCATGGTACCAAAACGATTACTCTCAGATTCATAATCGATCGTTTAATAGGTTGAGGAGCTTTAATTCCTACCCCGATCTGCGGCAACAGATCGCCGCCGATGAAAGGTTCCGGTTTTATGATGATACTTACCTTCTCCGGCACCGGAACATGAGAACTGAgactgaagaagaagaagaaaaggaaatagGAATTGATAATGTTGCCACTGCGCCGCCGCAATCGCCGCCGCAACAGGGAATGGAAGCTGTTGGAAGAAATGTCAAGCGAGCATATCAAGTGGAAACCGTCGAGGAGCATAAAAAGGAAGATTTAGATGCGCAGATTTCACCGCCGCCGCCGGCGACGAGATCAAAAGGTGTTCGACGGAATGTCAAGCGAACATATCAAGCGGAAGCCGTTGAgaaacatgaaacaaatgatTTTCCTGTGATGGATTCACGACCGCCGCCGGTGACAATAACCAAAGGTGTTCGACGAAATGCAAAGCGAACATATCAGCCAGAAACCATGGAGAAACGCGAAACAAACGATTTTGATGAGCAGAATTCACAAACGCTGCCGTCACCTCCGCCGCCGCCGGTGACACGAAGGAGAGGAGTTCGACGAAATGCCAAGCCGGAAGGAAATGATTCCGTTGTGAAGAGTTCACCCCCACCTCCACCACCTCCGCCGCCGTTGCCTGCGGAGGAGGCGAGGACAGTGTCGGGTAAGAAGAAAAGAGGGAGTGCTACTAAAGAATTTTTGATATCTTTaagagggaagaagaagaaacaaagacaaAGAAGCGTTGAAAATTTTGATATCATTCTAGGTTCTGAATCATTATTTTCACAACCCCCTCCACCACCGCCACTGCCACCACCTAAGGTTTTTCAGaacttgttttctttgaagaaaggGAAACACAAAAACCGTCACATTGCTTCTgtggcaacaacaacaacaagcgTATCAAACAAGAGGGATCATGGTTCTTCCTCTAGGTTGCAAGATAATGTGACGATGGCTGGCAATGAGTCACCATTAAACCCTATTCCTCCTCCGCCACCACTGCCGCCGTTCAAGTTGCCGGGGTGGAAGTTCCGGGTGCAGGGTGACTTTGTTAGGGTAGACAGCATGGGTAGTTCACGTAGTGGATCACCTGATGATTTGGATGAAGTTAGTGTGGACACACCGACAACTAGTACTCATGATGAAACAAGCCAAGTCAATAGTCCTTTTGCCAAAGACAGTGAAGATTCTGCAAGTGTGAGTGCACCCTCATTGTTCTGTCCTAGCCCTGATGTTGATACCAAGGCTCACAACTTCATTGAGAGCTTCAGGGCTGGTTTGAGGATGGCGAAGATGAACTCCATGAAGGAGAGGCAGGGGATTGGGAGGTCCAATCTAGCCCCTTCACCAAACCATGAATGGAACTAG